One window of Sporichthyaceae bacterium genomic DNA carries:
- a CDS encoding ATP-binding protein has translation MPKKPSVPQQSAPGADVSARWQSHLQSCGEMGPAIAAHDWSNNPLGPLAGWPATLRSAVGMCVSSKFPMVLWWGPELVMLYNDAYRQIMGENKHSDALGAPGQAVWPEIWEVIGPMLHGVLAGEGATWSEDQPQFIDRHGFTEECYFTFSYSPITMESGHVGGVLCALTETTEQVIAARRQETILQLSGEMSTISDSESVVDRAAAILEANVADLPGVAIHRMDAWPPRVTRGGGVRVVLEPADLARAAQSPNGVLIEQAPDGTAPHKQLFATAVCEPGETKGVAVLTVALSPNLPFDASYRVFINTASVHLAAALSGARRLEHERSRVQALADLDEAKSAFFADVSHELRTPLTLIGAPLADVLSDEETPLAPAHRDLIGIAARNTERLSTLVRGMLDFARIEAGRLTPQPAPVNLSAATAALAANFAPAVDAAGLRFDVAIPQLPRSAFIDIEMWERVVLNLLSNAVKYTLAGSIQVRLRDTGTHAELVVADTGVGIDAEDLPRLFERFYRARNTAGRSQEGCGIGLALVGELLKLLGGTVEVGSEPEVGSVFTVRVPYGEGPQIPIESVLSDAESAAPYLQEALSWSGPGPRPDRRAQRDRPRLLIAEDNADMRSYLRSLLGTEFDVTLANDGDAALKEARRSPHDLILADVMMPGTDGFGLLAAIRADPDLANMPVVMLSARAGEEATAEGLGAGADDYVVKPFSGPDLVARLRANLERARARSRDASWRAAMLSSLTEGVVIATGSGVVLDMNDAFAHLTGFGRAGLPYAPPYAWAPDEVDVEHRELFDRTLREAVASGPAGTFELPIRHNNGRLVWVSLTVSTVPHPDSGEDLVVCAVRDVTRERNFRNRRDAASQLAAELVEQVDLAELQAAAVTGLGELFEGEAILFRDEPGVTPDTYICASGTHATAEVSPRLYDTICAARQETEPPRPGMPVPGLLVSATAPEQPHSVWIEFAAPRLVSTDERALAGMLGDLLATALDRAFRESGHLHTEEHLRRALDGQRTVAHAVGILMERHRLTHQTAFDRLRKTSNQRNIKLRELAERLVETGLEP, from the coding sequence ATGCCCAAGAAGCCCAGCGTTCCACAGCAATCGGCCCCCGGCGCGGACGTCAGCGCGCGCTGGCAGTCGCACCTGCAGTCCTGCGGCGAGATGGGCCCGGCGATCGCGGCCCACGACTGGTCCAACAACCCGCTCGGGCCGCTGGCGGGCTGGCCGGCCACGCTGCGCTCGGCCGTCGGCATGTGCGTGTCCTCGAAGTTCCCGATGGTCCTGTGGTGGGGCCCGGAACTCGTCATGCTCTACAACGACGCGTACCGCCAGATCATGGGCGAGAACAAGCACTCCGACGCCCTCGGCGCCCCCGGGCAAGCGGTCTGGCCGGAGATCTGGGAAGTCATCGGGCCGATGCTGCACGGCGTGCTGGCCGGTGAGGGCGCGACCTGGTCGGAGGACCAACCGCAGTTCATCGACCGGCACGGGTTCACCGAGGAGTGCTACTTCACGTTCTCCTACTCCCCGATCACGATGGAGTCCGGGCACGTCGGCGGCGTGCTGTGCGCGCTCACCGAGACCACCGAACAGGTGATCGCGGCACGGCGGCAGGAGACGATCCTGCAACTGTCCGGGGAGATGTCCACGATCTCCGACTCCGAGAGCGTGGTCGACCGGGCCGCGGCGATCCTCGAGGCCAACGTCGCCGACCTGCCCGGGGTGGCGATCCACCGGATGGATGCCTGGCCGCCCCGGGTCACCCGCGGCGGCGGTGTCCGGGTGGTGCTGGAGCCGGCGGACCTGGCCCGGGCGGCGCAGTCCCCCAACGGAGTGCTCATCGAGCAGGCACCCGACGGCACCGCCCCGCACAAGCAGTTGTTCGCGACCGCGGTGTGCGAGCCCGGTGAGACCAAGGGCGTGGCGGTGCTGACCGTCGCGCTGAGCCCGAACCTACCCTTCGACGCGTCCTACCGGGTGTTCATCAACACCGCTTCGGTCCACCTCGCGGCAGCGCTGAGCGGTGCCCGTCGGCTGGAGCACGAGCGGTCCCGGGTCCAGGCGCTGGCCGATCTGGACGAGGCCAAGAGCGCGTTCTTCGCCGACGTGAGCCACGAACTGCGCACCCCGTTGACGTTGATCGGGGCGCCGCTGGCCGACGTCCTCTCCGACGAGGAAACCCCGCTGGCGCCTGCGCACCGCGACCTGATCGGCATCGCGGCCCGCAACACCGAACGCCTCTCGACGCTGGTGCGCGGCATGCTCGACTTCGCCCGCATCGAGGCCGGTCGGCTCACCCCGCAGCCCGCGCCGGTCAACCTCTCGGCGGCCACCGCGGCGCTGGCCGCGAACTTCGCGCCCGCGGTCGACGCGGCCGGCCTGCGCTTCGACGTCGCGATCCCGCAGCTGCCCCGCTCGGCGTTCATCGACATCGAGATGTGGGAACGGGTCGTCCTGAACCTGCTGTCCAACGCGGTGAAGTACACCTTGGCCGGGTCGATCCAGGTGCGGCTGCGCGACACCGGGACCCACGCCGAACTGGTCGTCGCCGACACCGGCGTGGGCATCGACGCCGAGGACCTGCCCCGTCTGTTCGAGCGCTTCTACCGGGCCCGGAACACCGCCGGGCGCTCGCAGGAGGGCTGCGGCATCGGGTTGGCGCTGGTCGGGGAACTGCTCAAGCTGCTCGGCGGCACGGTCGAGGTCGGCTCGGAGCCCGAGGTCGGCTCGGTGTTCACCGTCCGGGTGCCCTACGGGGAGGGCCCGCAGATCCCCATCGAGTCGGTGCTGTCGGACGCCGAATCCGCCGCGCCGTACCTGCAGGAGGCACTGTCGTGGTCCGGGCCCGGCCCGCGCCCGGACCGGCGGGCGCAACGCGACCGTCCCCGGCTACTGATCGCCGAGGACAACGCCGACATGCGCTCCTACCTGCGCAGCCTGCTGGGCACCGAGTTCGACGTGACCCTGGCCAACGACGGTGACGCCGCGCTCAAGGAGGCCCGGCGCTCGCCCCACGACCTGATCCTGGCCGACGTGATGATGCCCGGCACCGACGGCTTCGGGCTGCTGGCGGCGATTCGCGCGGATCCGGACCTGGCCAACATGCCGGTGGTGATGCTCTCCGCGCGGGCCGGCGAGGAGGCCACCGCCGAAGGCCTCGGCGCCGGCGCGGACGACTACGTGGTCAAGCCGTTCTCCGGCCCGGACCTGGTGGCCCGGCTACGGGCGAACCTGGAGCGGGCCCGGGCCCGCTCCCGCGACGCCTCGTGGCGGGCCGCGATGCTCAGCTCCCTGACCGAGGGCGTCGTGATCGCCACCGGGTCCGGCGTCGTGCTGGACATGAACGACGCGTTCGCGCACCTGACCGGCTTCGGCCGCGCCGGCCTGCCCTACGCGCCGCCCTACGCATGGGCGCCGGACGAGGTCGACGTCGAGCACCGTGAGCTGTTCGACCGGACGCTGCGGGAAGCCGTCGCCTCCGGACCGGCCGGGACCTTCGAGCTGCCGATCCGACACAACAACGGCCGGTTGGTGTGGGTGTCCCTGACCGTCTCGACCGTGCCGCACCCGGACAGCGGCGAGGACCTGGTCGTCTGCGCGGTGCGCGACGTCACCCGGGAGCGGAACTTCCGCAACCGGCGCGACGCCGCCTCGCAACTGGCCGCCGAACTGGTCGAGCAGGTCGACCTGGCCGAGCTCCAGGCGGCGGCGGTGACCGGCCTCGGCGAGCTGTTCGAGGGCGAGGCGATCCTGTTCCGCGACGAGCCCGGGGTCACGCCGGACACCTACATCTGCGCCTCGGGCACCCACGCGACCGCCGAGGTTTCGCCGCGGCTGTACGACACGATCTGCGCGGCCCGCCAGGAGACCGAGCCACCGCGGCCGGGGATGCCGGTGCCGGGCCTGCTGGTCTCGGCGACCGCTCCGGAGCAGCCGCACTCGGTGTGGATCGAATTCGCCGCACCGCGCCTGGTCTCCACCGACGAGCGCGCACTGGCGGGCATGCTCGGCGATCTGCTGGCCACCGCGCTGGACCGGGCCTTCCGCGAGAGCGGCCACCTGCACACCGAGGAGCACCTGCGCCGGGCCCTCGACGGCCAGCGCACGGTGGCGCACGCCGTCGGCATCCTCATGGAGCGCCACCGCCTCACCCACCAGACGGCATTCGACCGGCTGCGCAAGACGTCGAACCAGCGCAACATCAAGCTGCGCGAACTGGCCGAGCGCCTGGTCGAGACCGGCCTGGAACCCTGA